A portion of the Lathamus discolor isolate bLatDis1 chromosome 5, bLatDis1.hap1, whole genome shotgun sequence genome contains these proteins:
- the SMIM28 gene encoding small integral membrane protein 28: MRWLLGSSWRKFGHADRGNYDWLNSEPGGPLLETELQSSQQTSSTKDDIEPFLCIILPATMMLFLAFLLLFLYRRCQRPTPQGQIFSIDLPEALPEHDVSNFLSVLPWNSDQSFHYSTLLPDATFLTVCLPPSYEEATMKTSMDEAHTELSPEPVPSYEESTLQSNSAK; this comes from the exons ATGAGGTGGCTCTtgggcagcagctggaggaaatttggacaTGCTGACAGGGGAAACTATGACTGGCTAAACAGTGAACCAGGTGGGCCACTTCTGGAAACAGAGCTTCAG AGCAGTCAACAGACAAGCTCAACCAAAGACGACATAGAACCATTTCTGTGCATCATATTGCCTGCCACCATGATGCTCTTCCTGgcattcctgctgctcttcctgtaCCGCCGTTGCCAGCGCCCCACTCCACAGGGCCAGATCTTCAGCATCGACCTCCCTGAGGCCCTGCCCGAGCATGATGTGTCCAATTTCCTTTCCGTGCTGCCCTGGAACAGTGACCAGAGCTTCCATTACTCCACTCTGCTCCCTGATGCCACATTCCTCACTGTGTGCTTGCCTCCATCCTACGAGGAGGCCACCATGAAGACTTCCATGGACGAGGCTCACACTGAGCTCTCTCCAGAACCAGTGCCTTCTTACGAAGAGAGCACACTGCAGTCCAACAGTGCCAAATAA